In a single window of the Orbaceae bacterium lpD04 genome:
- the nlpI gene encoding lipoprotein NlpI has product MKRYNLRVIGLLLTIFLSSYISGCSTKTPLLAVPLQVSYDDEIKLAQISQQLYNKNLSEKARMQLLFQRGSLYDSLGFRAFAQTDFNQLLSYNVAIPDVYNYLAINAMHDGDYDTAFMALNTALELAPDYQFAYINRAIALYRNERYEAASVDALKFYQYAPNDPMRMLWLYLVEEKLDKNKANEGILRRYNEMADKTVWGSDIVAFYLGKISEDHLMINLQQGVETNNELAQRLCETYFYLGKYYQSKGDNKRAEMLFKYSLANNVYNYLEHQQALFEITQLNKK; this is encoded by the coding sequence ATGAAAAGATATAACTTGAGGGTAATAGGTTTACTATTAACCATTTTTTTATCAAGTTATATTTCAGGATGTAGTACTAAAACTCCGTTACTTGCGGTACCTTTGCAGGTATCTTACGATGATGAAATCAAACTAGCGCAGATAAGTCAGCAACTATATAATAAAAACCTTAGCGAAAAGGCGAGAATGCAATTGCTTTTTCAAAGAGGGTCTTTGTATGACTCTTTAGGGTTTAGAGCGTTTGCTCAAACTGATTTTAATCAGTTATTAAGTTATAATGTTGCGATCCCCGATGTATATAACTACTTAGCGATTAATGCAATGCATGATGGTGATTATGATACCGCATTTATGGCATTAAATACCGCACTGGAGTTAGCACCGGATTATCAATTTGCTTATATTAATCGAGCGATAGCATTATATCGTAATGAAAGATATGAAGCGGCGTCAGTTGATGCGTTAAAATTTTATCAATATGCTCCTAATGATCCAATGCGTATGCTTTGGCTTTATTTAGTTGAAGAAAAACTAGATAAAAACAAAGCGAATGAAGGGATCCTTAGACGGTATAATGAAATGGCAGATAAAACTGTCTGGGGAAGTGATATTGTTGCGTTTTACCTTGGTAAAATTAGCGAAGATCACTTGATGATTAATTTACAGCAAGGTGTTGAAACTAACAATGAGTTAGCTCAGCGTCTTTGTGAAACCTACTTTTACTTAGGTAAGTATTATCAAAGTAAAGGTGACAATAAACGTGCCGAAATGTTATTTAAGTATTCATTAGCTAATAATGTCTATAATTATTTAGAACATCAGCAGGCACTTTTCGAAATAACTCAACTTAATAAAAAGTAA
- the icd gene encoding NADP-dependent isocitrate dehydrogenase, translating to MNNKITITGGKLNVPNNPIIPFIEGDGVGPEIWRSAKAIFDSAIAKAYQGARKVEWQEVLAGEKSFNHSGSWLPDDTMNAFREYLIGIKGPLTTPVGGGIRSLNVALRQELDLYVCLRPVRWFNGVESPIKHPEKVNMTIFRENTEDIYAGIEWLQGTPEAEKFYQFLSQQMGVKKVRFPQTSSFGVKPVSVDGSERLIRAAINYALDNKLPSVTLVHKGNIMKFTEGGFKQWGYELAEREFASSVFTMQQFDKLKTQQGFAAANAALTAAKSAGKLIIKDVICDAFLQNTLLKPEEYSVIATLNLNGDYVSDQLAAMVGGIGIAPGANINYLTGHAIFEATHGTAPDIAGQDMANPSSLLLSGVMLFDYLGWYEVGQLINSAMEQLFQQGQATVDLARFMSNGNILTTSQFTQAVINHL from the coding sequence ATGAATAATAAAATAACGATCACCGGTGGCAAACTGAATGTTCCTAATAATCCGATTATTCCTTTTATTGAGGGCGATGGCGTTGGTCCCGAAATTTGGCGTTCTGCTAAGGCTATTTTTGATAGTGCGATAGCGAAAGCTTATCAAGGTGCTCGTAAAGTTGAATGGCAAGAAGTGCTTGCTGGTGAAAAATCTTTTAATCATAGCGGTTCTTGGTTACCCGATGACACAATGAACGCGTTTAGAGAGTATTTAATTGGTATTAAGGGGCCGTTAACCACGCCAGTTGGTGGGGGAATTCGTTCACTCAATGTGGCATTAAGGCAAGAGTTAGATCTTTATGTTTGTTTGAGGCCAGTGAGATGGTTTAACGGCGTTGAGTCACCAATTAAACACCCTGAAAAAGTTAATATGACCATTTTTCGTGAAAATACTGAAGATATTTATGCCGGGATCGAATGGCTTCAAGGAACGCCAGAAGCGGAAAAATTTTATCAATTTTTATCTCAGCAAATGGGCGTAAAAAAAGTTAGATTTCCCCAAACATCATCTTTTGGTGTCAAGCCCGTTTCTGTTGATGGTAGTGAGCGATTAATTCGAGCGGCCATTAACTATGCCTTAGATAATAAGTTACCGTCTGTAACGTTGGTACATAAAGGTAATATTATGAAGTTTACCGAAGGCGGCTTTAAACAGTGGGGATATGAACTTGCCGAGCGAGAATTTGCAAGTAGCGTATTTACTATGCAGCAATTTGATAAGCTAAAAACACAGCAAGGCTTCGCTGCGGCGAATGCTGCGCTTACCGCAGCGAAGTCAGCGGGTAAATTAATTATTAAAGATGTAATTTGTGACGCCTTTTTACAAAATACCTTACTTAAACCTGAAGAGTACAGCGTTATTGCAACGTTAAATCTTAATGGTGATTATGTATCCGATCAATTAGCAGCAATGGTTGGCGGCATTGGCATCGCGCCAGGCGCAAATATTAATTATTTAACTGGTCACGCTATTTTTGAAGCAACGCATGGCACGGCGCCAGATATTGCAGGCCAAGATATGGCAAATCCATCTTCTTTATTATTATCGGGGGTGATGTTATTTGATTATTTGGGCTGGTATGAAGTCGGTCAGTTAATTAATTCTGCGATGGAACAGCTATTCCAACAAGGTCAAGCTACCGTCGATTTAGCTCGCTTTATGTCAAATGGCAATATTTTGACAACAAGCCAATTCACTCAAGCTGTAATTAATCATTTATAG
- a CDS encoding citrate/2-methylcitrate synthase — MKDKFMIYKLSEAVKLTCKIDNELFEKFNVKRGLRNADHTGVLVGLTNIGDVVGYDRLDDGSLKPIPGKLLYRGIDIDDLVHCAQKEKRTGFEEVIYLLLSGALPDKEELDLFSHMLCESMALEKQTKIAIIDLEGQDIMNILARTVLEMYNYDPEPDDTCRDNLMRQSVDLIAKFPAIIAYAYNILRHSAKGQSLHIRHPNEDVSIAENFLYMIKGTKGYTELDVRVLDLAMILHAEHGGGNNSTFTVRVTSSTGTDTYSSIAAGIGSLKGPLHGGANLQVGKMINHLKEVITNWTDEQQIDDYFKKMLSKEVYDQKGLIYGIGHAVYTVSDPRAVLLKEMAKELAKEKGREAEFAFMNLLEERAIYAITHRKNAKTKKQVCANVDFYSGFVYDMIGLPKEVYTPLFAMSRIVGWCAHRIEELNFDDRRIIRPAYKNVSEAVEFTPLTQR, encoded by the coding sequence ATGAAAGATAAATTTATGATTTATAAATTGTCAGAAGCCGTTAAGTTAACTTGCAAGATTGATAATGAATTATTTGAAAAATTTAATGTTAAACGTGGACTGCGTAATGCTGATCATACAGGTGTGTTAGTTGGACTAACAAATATTGGTGATGTAGTTGGTTATGACCGTTTAGATGATGGTTCGTTAAAACCTATACCGGGTAAATTGCTTTATCGAGGTATTGATATTGATGATCTGGTCCATTGTGCTCAAAAGGAAAAGCGCACAGGCTTTGAAGAAGTAATTTATTTATTGTTATCTGGTGCTTTGCCCGATAAAGAAGAGTTAGATCTTTTTTCTCATATGCTATGCGAGTCAATGGCATTAGAAAAACAAACTAAAATTGCCATTATTGATCTTGAAGGTCAAGATATTATGAATATTTTGGCAAGAACGGTGCTTGAAATGTATAACTATGATCCTGAGCCTGATGATACATGCCGCGATAATTTGATGCGCCAATCTGTCGATTTAATCGCAAAATTTCCAGCTATTATTGCTTATGCTTATAATATTTTACGCCATAGCGCTAAAGGCCAATCGTTACATATTCGTCACCCTAATGAAGATGTTTCGATCGCAGAAAATTTTTTATATATGATAAAAGGTACGAAAGGCTATACCGAGCTTGATGTTAGAGTGCTTGATTTAGCCATGATTTTACATGCCGAGCATGGTGGTGGTAATAACTCAACATTTACGGTTAGAGTAACAAGTTCAACAGGCACCGATACTTATTCCTCGATTGCAGCCGGTATTGGTTCGTTAAAAGGCCCATTACATGGCGGCGCTAATTTACAAGTCGGTAAAATGATCAATCATTTGAAAGAGGTGATAACCAATTGGACTGATGAGCAGCAAATTGATGACTATTTTAAAAAGATGCTTAGTAAAGAGGTGTATGACCAAAAAGGGCTGATTTATGGTATTGGCCATGCGGTATATACCGTTTCTGATCCACGGGCAGTGCTGCTAAAAGAGATGGCTAAAGAGCTTGCTAAGGAAAAGGGCCGAGAAGCTGAATTCGCATTTATGAACTTACTTGAAGAGCGCGCTATTTATGCCATTACCCATCGTAAAAATGCCAAAACCAAGAAACAAGTTTGTGCAAATGTTGATTTTTATTCAGGCTTTGTTTATGACATGATTGGTTTACCAAAAGAAGTCTATACGCCGTTATTTGCGATGTCGCGTATTGTTGGTTGGTGCGCACATCGCATTGAAGAACTGAATTTTGATGATAGGCGCATTATTCGCCCTGCTTATAAAAATGTGAGTGAAGCAGTTGAATTTACGCCCCTTACTCAGCGTTAA
- the pnp gene encoding polyribonucleotide nucleotidyltransferase: MELFNPTIQEFKYGRHTVKLETGVIARQATAAVMVNMDDTAVFVSVVAKPKAKEGQDFFPLTVNYQERTYAAGRIPGGFFKREGRPSEGETLTARLIDRPLRPLFPEGFVNEIQIIATVVSVNPQVSPDLVAMIGASAALCLSGVPFHGPIGAARVGLIDGEFVLNPSVTELANSRLDLVVAGTSGAVLMVESEADILTEDQMLAAVVFGHDAQQVVIDNINDFVAKAGHAKWDWTAPVKDEALYNAVSEIAKDRIGEAYRITEKQARYAQIDAIKDDVLAALKAQNEALDDTTILNIVTEIESQTVRQRVIAGEPRIDGREKDTIRALDIRTNVLPRAHGSALFTRGETQALVVATLGTERDAQIIDELTGEKTDKFLFHYNFPPYSVGETGMVGSPKRREIGHGRLAKRGVAAVMPKNGEFPYTVRVVSEITESNGSSSMASVCGASLALMDAGVPIKASVAGIAMGLVKEGDDFVVLSDILGDEDHLGDMDFKVAGTRDGVSALQMDIKIEGITKEIMQVALNQAKGARLHILGVMEQAINRPRSDISEFAPRIYTMKINPEKIRDIIGKGGSTIRALTEETGTTIEIEDDGTVKIAASDGDKAQAAIKRINEITAEVEVGQVYAGKVVRIVDFGAFVSIIGGKEGLVHVSQIADHRVEKVTDVLSAGQEVQVKVLEVDRQGRIRLSMKDAIATEQSVDNAAE; the protein is encoded by the coding sequence ATCGAATTGTTTAATCCAACTATACAAGAATTTAAATATGGTCGCCATACCGTTAAGTTAGAAACCGGCGTTATTGCACGTCAAGCGACCGCAGCTGTTATGGTCAATATGGATGATACGGCTGTATTTGTTAGTGTTGTTGCTAAACCAAAAGCGAAAGAAGGGCAAGATTTTTTCCCTTTGACCGTTAATTATCAAGAAAGAACCTATGCCGCAGGTCGTATTCCTGGTGGCTTTTTTAAACGTGAAGGCCGCCCAAGTGAAGGCGAAACATTAACGGCACGTTTAATCGACCGTCCATTACGTCCATTATTCCCTGAAGGATTTGTTAATGAAATCCAAATTATTGCAACTGTCGTGTCGGTTAATCCACAAGTTAGTCCTGATCTCGTTGCAATGATTGGTGCATCAGCGGCATTATGTTTATCTGGCGTTCCTTTCCATGGCCCTATTGGCGCTGCGCGCGTTGGTTTAATTGACGGTGAATTTGTATTAAATCCATCGGTTACTGAATTAGCAAATAGCCGCTTAGATTTAGTTGTTGCAGGTACTAGTGGCGCGGTATTAATGGTTGAGTCAGAAGCTGATATCTTAACTGAAGATCAAATGCTTGCAGCAGTGGTATTTGGTCATGATGCACAGCAAGTTGTTATCGATAATATCAATGACTTTGTTGCTAAAGCAGGTCATGCTAAATGGGATTGGACTGCGCCAGTTAAAGATGAAGCGCTTTATAACGCAGTTAGCGAAATTGCTAAAGATCGCATTGGTGAAGCTTACCGCATTACTGAAAAACAAGCGCGTTACGCACAAATTGATGCGATTAAAGATGATGTTTTAGCCGCGTTAAAAGCGCAAAATGAAGCATTAGATGATACAACCATCCTTAATATTGTTACTGAAATAGAAAGTCAAACCGTGCGTCAACGCGTTATTGCAGGCGAACCACGTATTGATGGACGTGAAAAAGATACTATCCGCGCACTTGATATCCGCACTAATGTTTTACCAAGAGCACATGGTAGCGCACTATTTACACGCGGTGAAACTCAAGCATTAGTTGTTGCAACACTTGGTACTGAGCGTGATGCGCAAATTATTGATGAGTTAACTGGCGAAAAAACAGATAAATTCTTATTCCATTATAATTTCCCTCCGTATTCTGTTGGTGAAACGGGTATGGTTGGATCGCCTAAACGCCGTGAAATTGGTCATGGTAGACTTGCTAAACGTGGCGTTGCAGCGGTAATGCCTAAAAATGGTGAGTTTCCTTATACGGTGCGCGTTGTTTCTGAAATTACTGAATCAAATGGTTCATCATCAATGGCGTCAGTATGTGGTGCATCACTGGCATTAATGGATGCGGGTGTGCCAATTAAAGCATCGGTTGCTGGTATTGCAATGGGCCTAGTTAAAGAAGGCGATGACTTTGTTGTATTATCCGATATTTTAGGTGATGAAGACCACCTTGGTGATATGGACTTTAAAGTTGCAGGAACACGTGATGGTGTGAGTGCGCTTCAAATGGATATCAAAATTGAAGGGATCACTAAAGAAATCATGCAAGTTGCTTTAAATCAAGCAAAAGGTGCACGTTTACATATTTTAGGTGTAATGGAACAAGCCATTAATCGTCCTCGTAGTGACATTTCTGAATTTGCGCCACGTATCTATACAATGAAAATTAATCCTGAAAAGATTCGTGATATCATCGGTAAAGGTGGCTCAACAATTCGTGCGTTAACCGAAGAAACGGGTACAACGATTGAAATTGAAGATGATGGTACCGTTAAAATTGCAGCATCTGATGGCGATAAAGCACAAGCGGCTATTAAGCGTATTAACGAGATAACAGCGGAAGTTGAAGTTGGCCAAGTTTACGCAGGTAAAGTGGTTCGTATCGTTGATTTTGGTGCGTTTGTTTCAATTATTGGTGGCAAAGAAGGCCTTGTTCATGTGTCACAAATTGCTGATCACCGCGTAGAAAAAGTGACAGATGTGCTTAGCGCAGGTCAAGAAGTTCAAGTTAAAGTACTTGAAGTTGATCGTCAAGGACGTATCCGTTTAAGTATGAAAGATGCGATTGCAACTGAGCAATCTGTAGACAACGCAGCAGAGTAA